Proteins from one Daphnia pulicaria isolate SC F1-1A chromosome 3, SC_F0-13Bv2, whole genome shotgun sequence genomic window:
- the LOC124329349 gene encoding sodium-independent sulfate anion transporter-like isoform X1 — protein sequence MPGIFTTMGGFDCGKESALYGETEVLMASSSVPAGTTNQGGILPTMHTKIGDSTLQLSLSFNDKKNGETSFQMNPSPTSSTPSEMSVSWSEGGGSAEDQTDKDSSMPRKMVASAKRRIRKTCTTKLLKRRLPMIEWLPKYTLQSLFHDCMAGFTVALTAIPQGIAYGAVAGVPVEYGLYTAFAGPFIYALLGSVSQITMGATAVMALMTHQYVQLGGAEYAVILSFVSGCIELLAGLLNLGFIMDFISAPVISGFCTAAAVTVILSQFKTILGLTFRGSTFTKVLPGIFQHWRAIRVWDAALGFAFIAFLLLLKNLPLFKKRFNSSCCLHHPCVKKALWFISTCRNALAVILGCLIAYILEIYEQRPFQLLGEIKCGIPNFQIPPFTIQRPKEEFTPSNWTDSDSYNQTSYDVITFPEILKDMGPGMILVPVIAILEQVAVAKAFSNGKKTDSTQEMIAVGAGSIFCSFFGCIPLTASFSRSSVLSASGGKTQFASLFNGCVVLFALAFLMPTFFFIPKSILGAVLITAVYPMIEYHEIPSMWRGRRIELLPFFATFICCLLINMEYGILIGAQMHLLLLAYEGSRSKSTLTRYKEADEERVVLQADRNLYFPSVERFRNALTKVSIDVEAKNRVIVLDMGRVNQVDHTTLKMLQSILSSWDKKEEKYCFTNVSDHLKSVLSSILPKGVPMSRPALPSTDTTISFLP from the exons atgcccgGAATATTCACAACAATGGGAGGATTCGATTGCGGGAAGGAGAGCGCTTTATACGGAGAAACCGAAGTGTTGATGGCCTCGTCGTCAGTCCCTGCTGGCACGACGAATCAAG GAGGCATACTTCCCACTATGCACACTAAAATCGGCGATTCGACTCTCCAGCTGTCGTTGTCTTTCAACGACAAGAAAAATGGGGAGACTTCGTTCCAGATGAACCCGAGTCCCACCAGTTCCACGCCGTCCGAGATGAGTGTGTCCTGGTCGGAGGGCGGTGGATCGGCCGAAGACCAGACGGACAAGGACAGTTCCATGCCTAGGAAGATGGTGGCTAGCGCCAAGAGGCGCATCCGAAAAACATGCACCACCAAACTGCTCAAGCGTCGTCTACCCATGATCGAGTGGTTACCCAAATACACGCTGCAATCACTCTTTCACGATTGCATGGCCGGCTTCACTGTGGCCCTTACAGCTATTCCGCAAGGGATCGCCTACGGAGCTGTCGCTGGAGTTCCTGTTGAG TATGGATTATACACAGCATTTGCAGGGCCGTTTATCTACGCTTTGCTAGGCTCCGTGAGTCAAATTACTATGGGTGCCACGGCTGTTATGGCTCTCATGACGCACCAATACGTTCAGCTCGGTGGCGCAGAGTACGCTGtcattctttctttcgtcTCCGGATGCATAGAATTGTTGGCCGGACTTCTTAATTTAG gatttATCATGGATTTTATATCCGCGCCAGTCATATCTGGATTTTGCACAGCTGCCGCTGTCACCGTTATACTTTCTCAATTTAAGACCATTCTTGGTTTAACATTCCGGGGTTCAACTTTCACCAAAGTCCTCCCTGGAATATTCCAGCACTGGAGAGCTATTCGTGTGTGGGACGCTGCCTTAGGATTTGCGTTTATTGCTTTTCTACTTTTGCTCAAG AACCTGCCGCTCTTCAAGAAACGGTTCAACAGTAGCTGCTGTCTTCATCATCCTTGCGTAAAAAAAGCCCTCTGGTTTATTTCGACATGTCGCAACGCTTTGGCGGTCATTCTAGGCTGCCTCATCGCATATATTTTAGAGATCTATGAGCAACGCCCTTTCCAGTTGCTAG GCGAAATCAAGTGCGGCATTCCAAATTTCCAAATTCCGCCGTTCACTATACAGCGACCCAAAGAAGAATTCACGCCATCCAACTGGACCGACAGCGATTCCTACAATCAAACCTCCTACGATGTCATTACATTTCCTGAAATCTTAAAAGACATGGGACCTGGGATGATTTTGGTTCCCGTCATTGCCATTCTAGAACAAGTTGCCGTCGCCAAAGCATTCA GCAACGggaaaaaaactgattctaccCAGGAAATGATTGCAGTCGGCGCAGGGtcgattttttgttctttctttggTTGCATACCGCTCACAGCCTCCTTCTCCCGCAGCTCCGTCTTGTCTGCATCCGGAGGAAAAACTCAATTTGCAAGTTTATTTAACG GTTGCGTGGTACTGTTTGCTTTGGCTTTTTTGatgccaactttttttttcattcccaaaTCGATTCTTGgagccgtgctaataacggcCGTGTATCCCATGATTGAATACCACGAGATACCTTCAATGTGGAGAGGGCGAC GAATTGAGTTGCTTCCATTTTTCGCAACCTTTATATGCTGTTTGCTGATTAACATGGAATATGGTATCCTCATCGGCGCTCAAATGCACTTGCTCTTGCTTGCCTATGAAGGCAGTCGCTCCAAATCCACCTTAACTCGCTACAAG GAGGCAGATGAAGAACGTGTTGTTTTGCAAGCGGATCGCAATCTCTATTTCCCGTCAGTGGAGCGGTTCCGCAACGCACTGACAAAAGTGTCGATTGACGTCGAAGCCAAAAACCGCGTTATTGTTCTTGACATGGGTCGGGTTAACCAAGTCGATCATACCACGCTCAAG ATGCTTCAATCGATATTATCTTCTTGGGACAAGAAAGAGGAGAAATATTGTTTCACTAACGTTAGTGATCATCTCAAAAGTGTTTTGAGTTCGATCTTGCCTAAAGGGGTGCCGATGTCCCGTCCAGCTCTTCCGTCCACGGATACCACAATTTCCTTTC TTCCATAG
- the LOC124329349 gene encoding sodium-independent sulfate anion transporter-like isoform X2, giving the protein MHTKIGDSTLQLSLSFNDKKNGETSFQMNPSPTSSTPSEMSVSWSEGGGSAEDQTDKDSSMPRKMVASAKRRIRKTCTTKLLKRRLPMIEWLPKYTLQSLFHDCMAGFTVALTAIPQGIAYGAVAGVPVEYGLYTAFAGPFIYALLGSVSQITMGATAVMALMTHQYVQLGGAEYAVILSFVSGCIELLAGLLNLGFIMDFISAPVISGFCTAAAVTVILSQFKTILGLTFRGSTFTKVLPGIFQHWRAIRVWDAALGFAFIAFLLLLKNLPLFKKRFNSSCCLHHPCVKKALWFISTCRNALAVILGCLIAYILEIYEQRPFQLLGEIKCGIPNFQIPPFTIQRPKEEFTPSNWTDSDSYNQTSYDVITFPEILKDMGPGMILVPVIAILEQVAVAKAFSNGKKTDSTQEMIAVGAGSIFCSFFGCIPLTASFSRSSVLSASGGKTQFASLFNGCVVLFALAFLMPTFFFIPKSILGAVLITAVYPMIEYHEIPSMWRGRRIELLPFFATFICCLLINMEYGILIGAQMHLLLLAYEGSRSKSTLTRYKEADEERVVLQADRNLYFPSVERFRNALTKVSIDVEAKNRVIVLDMGRVNQVDHTTLKMLQSILSSWDKKEEKYCFTNVSDHLKSVLSSILPKGVPMSRPALPSTDTTISFLP; this is encoded by the exons ATGCACACTAAAATCGGCGATTCGACTCTCCAGCTGTCGTTGTCTTTCAACGACAAGAAAAATGGGGAGACTTCGTTCCAGATGAACCCGAGTCCCACCAGTTCCACGCCGTCCGAGATGAGTGTGTCCTGGTCGGAGGGCGGTGGATCGGCCGAAGACCAGACGGACAAGGACAGTTCCATGCCTAGGAAGATGGTGGCTAGCGCCAAGAGGCGCATCCGAAAAACATGCACCACCAAACTGCTCAAGCGTCGTCTACCCATGATCGAGTGGTTACCCAAATACACGCTGCAATCACTCTTTCACGATTGCATGGCCGGCTTCACTGTGGCCCTTACAGCTATTCCGCAAGGGATCGCCTACGGAGCTGTCGCTGGAGTTCCTGTTGAG TATGGATTATACACAGCATTTGCAGGGCCGTTTATCTACGCTTTGCTAGGCTCCGTGAGTCAAATTACTATGGGTGCCACGGCTGTTATGGCTCTCATGACGCACCAATACGTTCAGCTCGGTGGCGCAGAGTACGCTGtcattctttctttcgtcTCCGGATGCATAGAATTGTTGGCCGGACTTCTTAATTTAG gatttATCATGGATTTTATATCCGCGCCAGTCATATCTGGATTTTGCACAGCTGCCGCTGTCACCGTTATACTTTCTCAATTTAAGACCATTCTTGGTTTAACATTCCGGGGTTCAACTTTCACCAAAGTCCTCCCTGGAATATTCCAGCACTGGAGAGCTATTCGTGTGTGGGACGCTGCCTTAGGATTTGCGTTTATTGCTTTTCTACTTTTGCTCAAG AACCTGCCGCTCTTCAAGAAACGGTTCAACAGTAGCTGCTGTCTTCATCATCCTTGCGTAAAAAAAGCCCTCTGGTTTATTTCGACATGTCGCAACGCTTTGGCGGTCATTCTAGGCTGCCTCATCGCATATATTTTAGAGATCTATGAGCAACGCCCTTTCCAGTTGCTAG GCGAAATCAAGTGCGGCATTCCAAATTTCCAAATTCCGCCGTTCACTATACAGCGACCCAAAGAAGAATTCACGCCATCCAACTGGACCGACAGCGATTCCTACAATCAAACCTCCTACGATGTCATTACATTTCCTGAAATCTTAAAAGACATGGGACCTGGGATGATTTTGGTTCCCGTCATTGCCATTCTAGAACAAGTTGCCGTCGCCAAAGCATTCA GCAACGggaaaaaaactgattctaccCAGGAAATGATTGCAGTCGGCGCAGGGtcgattttttgttctttctttggTTGCATACCGCTCACAGCCTCCTTCTCCCGCAGCTCCGTCTTGTCTGCATCCGGAGGAAAAACTCAATTTGCAAGTTTATTTAACG GTTGCGTGGTACTGTTTGCTTTGGCTTTTTTGatgccaactttttttttcattcccaaaTCGATTCTTGgagccgtgctaataacggcCGTGTATCCCATGATTGAATACCACGAGATACCTTCAATGTGGAGAGGGCGAC GAATTGAGTTGCTTCCATTTTTCGCAACCTTTATATGCTGTTTGCTGATTAACATGGAATATGGTATCCTCATCGGCGCTCAAATGCACTTGCTCTTGCTTGCCTATGAAGGCAGTCGCTCCAAATCCACCTTAACTCGCTACAAG GAGGCAGATGAAGAACGTGTTGTTTTGCAAGCGGATCGCAATCTCTATTTCCCGTCAGTGGAGCGGTTCCGCAACGCACTGACAAAAGTGTCGATTGACGTCGAAGCCAAAAACCGCGTTATTGTTCTTGACATGGGTCGGGTTAACCAAGTCGATCATACCACGCTCAAG ATGCTTCAATCGATATTATCTTCTTGGGACAAGAAAGAGGAGAAATATTGTTTCACTAACGTTAGTGATCATCTCAAAAGTGTTTTGAGTTCGATCTTGCCTAAAGGGGTGCCGATGTCCCGTCCAGCTCTTCCGTCCACGGATACCACAATTTCCTTTC TTCCATAG
- the LOC124329348 gene encoding sodium-independent sulfate anion transporter-like, translating to MPSSSFSNSAFSVDPENGTTEKEDAAVPSTSNMPLKVRVGETVFNTESTTSDDHPVIDCYLSESKAVENETGKTSKLSGGKVLERIKNRFRRTCTTKQLIRRLPIINWLQTYSLNSAFCDCMAGVTVALTAIPQGIAYGAVAGVPVEYGMYTAFAGPFIYALLGSVSQVTVGPTAVMALMAYEYVQKGGPAYAIVLSFLAGCVELLAGLLNLGFVMDFISGPVIFGFCSAAATTVIFSQIKILLGLKFRGSAFLTVISGIFTNWQSIRLWDAGLGLAFIVLLLLLKNLTLMKTWFKNTCCLHLPRVEKFLWFISTCRNAIALVFGCLLTFVLDLNNYRPFDLTGEIKSGIPVFQLPPFSFARPVESLIKHNESFNWTETAQEPKYITVTFDVILKDLGAGLALVPVIAILEQIAIAKAFSNGAKTDSTQEMIALGAGSIFCSFFGCIPLTASFARSSVLSASGGKTQLASFFNGCTVLLALAFLMPTFYFIPKTVLAAVIITAVYPMIEYHEILPMWRGRRIELIPFAATYCCCLLINMEYGILIGAQVHLLLVVFEASRPKSTFLRYKEADEECIVLQADRNLYFPSVERFRNTLGKASLDKTINRIIILDMSRVKQVDYTSLKMLKSMLTSWDKKEVKYRFINVNSNLKKSLLSVLPTNVSISGSDGSAAAERHNFSIVEQGEHSGGCGPLFHHQTFNNLKAKVTCWGRGGDFPLEIHARMGCHLKSLSYFKWHVLGLEIENEKKKNEMLTTRTWK from the exons ATGCCATCCTCCTCATTCTCAAACTCTGCTTTTAGCGTTGATCCGGAAAATGGGACAACCGAGAAAGAAGATGCGGCAG TACCTAGCACAAGTAATATGCCCTTGAAGGTTCGAGTTGGGGAAACGGTTTTCAATACGGAATCCACTACTTCTGACGACCATCCTGTGATTGATTGCTATTTATCAGAATCCAAGgctgttgaaaatgagacggGAAAGACTAGCAAATTATCGGGTGGAAAAGTTCTTGAACGGATCAAAAATCGATTCCGTCGTACTTGCACGACGAAGCAGTTAATTCGTCGATTGCCGATTATTAATTGGCTGCAAACCTATAGTCTCAACTCAGCCTTTTGTGATTGTATGGCCGGAGTAACTGTAGCGCTCACGGCCATTCCACAAGGAATCGCCTACGGAGCTGTCGCTGGAGTTCCTGTTGAG TACGGTATGTACACGGCTTTCGCAGGGCCTTTCATCTATGCCCTGTTGGGTTCAGTGAGTCAAGTTACCGTCGGCCCCACTGCAGTAATGGCTCTTATGGCTTACGAATACGTGCAAAAAGGAGGTCCCGCTTATGCCATCGTCCTCTCATTCTTGGCGGGCTGTGTGGAATTGCTTGCTGGCCTTCTGAATTTAG GTTTCGTCATGGACTTTATATCAGGTCCAGTCATTTTTGGTTTCTGCTCAGCAGCCGCCACGACTGTTATATTTTCGCAAATCAAAATTCTCCTCGGCTTGAAATTTCGAGGTTCGGCTTTCCTAACGGTTATTTCCGGTATTTTTACCAACTGGCAATCAATTCGCCTTTGGGACGCTGGACTTGGTCTTGCCTTTATCGTCCTACTGCTTCTTTTAAAG AATTTGACTCTAATGAAGACGTGGTTCAAAAACACTTGCTGCCTCCATCTCCCTCGAGTTGAAAAGTTCCTCTGGTTCATCTCCACTTGCCGCAATGCCATTGCGCTTGTTTTTGGATGTCTATTGACATTTGTTTTAGATCTAAACAACTACCGACCTTTTGATTTGACAG GAGAAATTAAGTCCGGCATCCCAGTCTTTCAACTTCCTCCCTTCAGCTTCGCTCGACCAGTGGAATCTCTAATTAAACACAACGAATCTTTTAATTGGACAGAAACTGCTCAAGAGCCAAAGTACATCACAGTAACCTTCGATGTAATTCTAAAGGATCTTGGAGCAGGCCTGGCTCTTGTTCCTGTTATTGCCATTCTTGAGCAAATTGCTATCGCCAAAGCTTTTA GCAATGGGGCCAAAACCGATTCAACACAGGAAATGATAGCCTTGGGAGCCGGCTCGATATTCTGTTCGTTCTTTGGTTGCATTCCTCTCACAGCTTCGTTCGCAAGAAGTTCCGTTTTATCAGCATCTGGTGGCAAAACTCAGTTGGCAAGTTTTTTTAATG GATGTACCGTACTTTTGGCTCTCGCTTTCTTAATGCCCaccttttatttcattccgaAAACTGTTCTCGCAGCTGTCATCATAACTGCTGTCTACCCTATGATAGAATACCACGAAATCCTTCCAATGTGGAGGGGAAGAA GAATTGAACTAATTCCGTTCGCTGCCACCTACTGTTGTTGCTTGTTGATCAATATGGAATACGGAATCCTCATTGGCGCTCAAGTGCATCTGCTGCTAGTTGTGTTTGAGGCCAGCAGACCCAAGTCTACATTTCTTCGCTACAAG GAAGCCGACGAGGAGTGTATCGTTTTGCAAGCGGATCGTAATCTCTATTTCCCATCGGTGGAGCGGTTTCGCAACACATTAGGCAAAGCGTCTTTGGATAAAACAATCAATAGAATTATCATTCTGGATATGAGTCGGGTGAAGCAAGTTGACTACACTTCACTCAAA ATGCTAAAATCGATGTTGACGTCTTGGGATAAGAAGGAGGTGAAATATCGGTTCATCAACGTTAACAGCAATTTAAAGAAGTCGTTGTTATCTGTATTGCCAACAAATGTTTCCATTTCTGGATCTGATGGAAGTGCTGCCGCGGAACGCCACAATTTTTCTATTG TTGAACAAGGAGAA CATTCAGGTGGCTGCGGGCCATTATTTCACCATCAGACGTTCAACAACTTAAAGGCCAAGGTTACCTGTTGGGGAAGGGGAGGGGATTTCCCTTTGG AGATACATGCAAGGATGGGATGTCACCTCAAGTCGCTCTCATATTTTAAGTGGCACGTGCTAGGCTTGGAgatagaaaacgaaaaaaagaaaaacgagatgTTAACTACGCGGacctggaaatga
- the LOC124329351 gene encoding putative fatty acyl-CoA reductase CG5065, which yields MKDITDGTPIPNFYRCRSIFITGATGFMGKILIEKLVRSCPEIGSVYLLIRPTPTKDVSLRLGELTNCQVFDWLRQHRPDALEKLIPVSGDVSLPNLGIEASILQELEENVSVVFNSAARVKFDDNLRSAIDANVKGPKRVAIFCQKLKNLKAFVHVSTAFNNLDKDELAEEIFPTSLDPENLMNFVDSIDDQLLASITKQLVGKCPNVYAYSKALGEQLLRNLCECGEQRLPLVIVRPSIVTAALTEPLPGWIDNLNGPSGMIVGIAKGLVRTVRVDSRLVADLIPVDIAINLMIAAAWDRASSYTLAQMIPVYHCSSGSLNPIRWEDFSRYGTRAGEKFPMKTEIMWYPSACLRTNGFAFKFEVALYHYLPAFVVDTVAVLCWKKPFLTRLYKKVHKAMSCLEFYTMRQWHFVSRNPDLLLEKMSAEDRSAYNFDVRKINWESYMESYVLGVRKYLLKEDSSTLDLRRSNLKMMKRLRTLIRLVMIGLVALFFHYLLKVSSLSFIHSHEELAGNYSSTVADLEIGCNETLTALTLKSHILPQNYILDKCL from the exons atgaaggATATTACAGACGGAACGCCCATACCAAATTTCTACCGTTGTCGATCTATTTTCATCACTGGGGCGACTGGCTTCATGGGGAAAATTTTAATCGAAAAACTTGTTAGGTCTTGTCCGGAAATAGGAAGTGTCTATCTTCTGATAAGGCCCACACCAACCAAGGATGTCTCATTACGTCTTGGGGAATTGACGAATTGCCAG GTGTTTGACTGGTTAAGACAACATAGACCTGATGCACTCGAAAAGCTGATACCAGTAAGCGGCGATGTTTCGTTACCTAACCTTGGTATCGAAGCGTCAATATTACAAGAACTTGAAGAAAATGTGTCTGTCGTTTTCAATTCGGCAGCACGTGTCAAGTTCGACGACAACCTAAGAAGCGCCATCGACGCCAATGTCAAAGGTCCGAAAAGGGTGGCAATATTCTGCCAAAAGTTGAAGAATCTCAAG GCGTTTGTTCACGTTTCCACTGCATTTAATAATTTGGATAAAGACGAATTAGCCGAAGAGATTTTCCCCACATCTCTAGACCCTGAAAACCTGATGAATTTCGTGGATTCAATCGATGACCAGTTGTTGGCCAGCATCACTAAACA GTTGGTCGGCAAATGCCCCAACGTCTACGCCTATAGCAAAGCCCTCGGTGAGCAGTTGCTTCGAAATCTATGTGAATGCGGTGAACAGAGACTTCCCCTGGTAATCGTCAGACCTTCGATCGTCACGGCCGCTCTGACGGAGCCCTTACCTGGTTGGATCGATAACTTGAATGGACCTAGTG GAATGATTGTTGGAATAGCCAAAGGACTCGTGCGAACTGTGAGAGTCGATAGTCGGCTCGTGGCCGATCTGATACCAGTTGACATTGCGATTAATTTGATGATTGCGGCTGCTTGGGATCGAGCGAGTTCTTACAC GTTGGCGCAGATGATTCCAGTGTACCACTGCTCGTCTGGTTCTCTGAATCCCATCAGGTGGGAAGATTTTTCACGTTACGGAACACGTGCGGGCGAGAAGTTTCCGATGAAAACGGAAATCATGTGGTATCCCAGCGCTTGCCTACGCACCAATGGTTTCGCCTTTAAATTCGAGGTTGCACTTTATCATTACCTACCGGCCTTCGTTGTAGACACGGTCGCAGTGCTGTGCTGGAAAAAACCTTTTCTG ACTCGGCTGTACAAGAAAGTGCATAAGGCCATGTCCTGTCTAGAATTTTACACAATGCGACAATGGCACTTTGTGAGCCGCAATCCCGACcttcttttggaaaaaatgtcCGCCGAAGATAGGAGTGCGTACAATTTCGACGTGCGGAAAATCAATTGGGAGTCTTACATGGAAAGCTATGTTTTGGGAGTTCGAAAGTATCTGCTCAAAGAAGACTCGAGCACTTTGGACTTGAGAAGAAGTAACTTAAAAAT GATGAAGCGACTCAGGACGCTGATTCGCTTAGTAATGATTGGACTAGTGgcgttattttttcattatctCCTAAAGGTTTCATCGCTTTCCTTTATTCATTCGCACGAAGAGCTAGCGGGCAACTATTCGTCTACAGTTGCAGATTTGGAAATCGGATGCAATGAAACTCTTACTGCTCTTACTCTGAAGTCTCACATTCTTCCTCAGAACTACATTTTAGATAAGTGTTTGTAA